A genomic segment from Polyangium mundeleinium encodes:
- a CDS encoding vWA domain-containing protein — protein MKEASREDAQKAGDLWNAIVGLGRDPPAKTFAEAVRDTVPPEHMAFLALDEVGAAYAFDLLWKAGKDVPEGASAFEMRSAAREQWAAFDKKAKQARHVSDGFGWDLAAAWAQVREVETAQGDMDRVERIARLAGRMFASLRGAHASKVHGVSGEVYSVEQGNDVARLLPAETVLLTEPQLEVVTLERIASRRAAQYAVRGTTKKSKGPLVLALDESGSMHGIRNEWAKAAAVALARVASEEKRPVAVVHYATSTVVQIVKPNDAAGVVKMILHFLSGGTAIGLALGVAVDQVKALAQKGQHGADIVLVTDGIDRHEEEQKKSVDAASSIGARLWTVAIECSIPEDSPLRKKAAQYTELNDKAMTEGSSITLLAGAT, from the coding sequence TTGAAAGAGGCTTCGCGTGAAGACGCGCAGAAGGCCGGCGACCTCTGGAATGCGATCGTGGGTCTGGGCAGGGATCCCCCTGCAAAGACCTTCGCGGAGGCGGTGCGCGACACGGTGCCGCCCGAGCACATGGCCTTCCTCGCCCTCGATGAGGTCGGCGCAGCCTACGCGTTCGATCTCCTCTGGAAGGCGGGGAAAGACGTCCCGGAGGGGGCCTCGGCCTTCGAGATGCGGAGCGCCGCTCGTGAGCAGTGGGCGGCGTTCGACAAGAAGGCCAAGCAGGCCAGGCACGTCTCTGATGGCTTCGGATGGGACCTCGCCGCGGCTTGGGCGCAGGTGCGGGAGGTCGAGACCGCGCAGGGAGACATGGATCGGGTCGAGCGTATTGCTCGGCTGGCAGGTCGTATGTTCGCCTCGCTCCGCGGTGCCCATGCGAGCAAGGTCCACGGGGTCTCGGGCGAGGTGTACTCGGTTGAACAGGGCAATGACGTCGCCCGGCTTCTGCCGGCGGAGACGGTGCTCCTGACCGAACCCCAGCTCGAGGTTGTGACCCTCGAGCGAATCGCCTCTCGCCGGGCTGCGCAGTATGCGGTCCGGGGGACCACGAAGAAGTCGAAAGGGCCGCTCGTGCTCGCGCTCGATGAATCGGGCAGCATGCACGGGATCCGGAACGAGTGGGCGAAGGCCGCTGCGGTGGCGCTCGCCCGTGTCGCCTCGGAGGAGAAGCGGCCCGTGGCCGTGGTGCATTACGCGACCTCGACCGTGGTCCAGATCGTGAAACCGAACGACGCCGCCGGGGTGGTGAAGATGATCTTGCACTTCCTCAGCGGAGGGACGGCCATCGGTCTGGCGCTCGGTGTGGCTGTCGACCAGGTGAAGGCGCTCGCGCAGAAGGGCCAACACGGCGCCGACATCGTCCTCGTCACGGACGGCATCGACCGGCACGAGGAGGAGCAGAAGAAGTCGGTCGACGCGGCGTCGAGCATCGGCGCGCGGCTCTGGACGGTGGCGATCGAGTGCTCCATCCCGGAGGACTCGCCGCTCCGGAAGAAGGCCGCGCAATACACCGAGCTCAACGACAAGGCGATGACCGAGGGCTCGAGCATCACGCTCCTCGCGGGGGCAACGTGA
- a CDS encoding DUF6573 family protein, giving the protein MSDEDHDVGGEFVLIAAYSRAQALEDGTLVDVTELAKQAGIKAPVALTRSVWEKYVELSPAAEQAGNDKTGRLWDILWMFRCAALQRPDEVEIRYQLYVITDAIEPSLVELKAIIGPGDDGEAVITILLPEED; this is encoded by the coding sequence GTGAGCGACGAAGACCATGATGTCGGTGGAGAGTTTGTCCTGATTGCGGCTTACAGCCGCGCGCAGGCGCTCGAAGACGGCACGCTCGTCGACGTCACCGAGCTCGCGAAGCAGGCTGGAATCAAGGCGCCGGTGGCGCTGACGCGCTCCGTCTGGGAGAAGTACGTCGAGCTGTCGCCGGCCGCGGAGCAGGCGGGGAACGACAAGACGGGCAGGCTCTGGGACATCCTCTGGATGTTCCGCTGCGCCGCCCTGCAACGGCCGGATGAAGTCGAAATCCGGTACCAGTTGTATGTCATCACCGACGCGATCGAACCGTCTCTCGTCGAGCTGAAGGCCATCATCGGCCCCGGCGACGACGGCGAGGCGGTCATCACGATCCTCTTACCCGAAGAGGACTGA
- a CDS encoding YifB family Mg chelatase-like AAA ATPase gives MGTNPLPEKPLRSEVLSIALTGLVATLVSIVVTIEAGSSAVELIGLAEASVRDTKTRVLSALARLGKWLDGYKVKVEFSPAGTRNDGMLDLALATALLMALEQKSLPRMVIIGELAQTGAVRPVRGVLPALLGVKDVSRAIVPWSNGPEASSVQHMEVQVAAHLQDVVDSLRGAGQLQFARDFLKAPPLAEVDLADIQGLVDGRRALEISAAGLHPLLFIGSPGSGKTMLCRRLPTVMPPLTREEGLEVTSIHSVAGLLHTSQGLLTQRPLQAPHYTVSEVGLVGGGLPVRPGQVSLAHLGVLFLDELLEFKKRTLAVLDGALKDGQSVICQRQTRVVFPARPLTVASVLPCPCGFHRTKDRTCKCPPERIRAYRERLRGAVFDRMDMKAILSGDELKGSRSECSADMRARVVKARDVQKNRFEKLVVTEPVNGRLSLADLDRVAKPDDKGQRMLGQAVERLGLSAELHAKVLRVSRTIADLDGSNAVRAHHIAEALNAAPLVT, from the coding sequence ATGGGGACCAATCCCCTGCCGGAGAAACCTCTCCGCAGCGAGGTTTTGTCCATCGCGCTCACCGGTCTCGTCGCGACGCTGGTCAGCATCGTGGTCACGATCGAGGCAGGATCGAGCGCCGTCGAGCTGATCGGCCTCGCGGAGGCCAGCGTCCGCGATACCAAGACCCGCGTGCTGTCTGCGCTTGCGAGGCTTGGGAAGTGGCTCGACGGCTACAAGGTCAAGGTCGAGTTCTCCCCGGCCGGCACCCGCAACGACGGAATGCTCGACCTCGCCCTGGCGACGGCGCTGCTCATGGCCCTCGAGCAGAAGTCGCTCCCGCGCATGGTCATCATCGGCGAGCTCGCGCAGACCGGCGCCGTTCGCCCCGTGCGGGGCGTTCTGCCCGCATTGCTCGGGGTGAAGGACGTGTCGCGTGCCATCGTGCCCTGGTCCAATGGCCCCGAGGCGTCGAGCGTGCAGCACATGGAGGTGCAGGTCGCGGCGCACCTGCAGGACGTGGTCGACTCGCTGCGAGGCGCGGGGCAGCTCCAGTTCGCGCGTGACTTCTTGAAAGCGCCTCCGCTCGCGGAAGTCGACCTCGCGGATATCCAAGGTCTCGTGGACGGCCGTCGTGCCCTGGAGATCTCGGCTGCCGGCCTCCATCCGCTGCTCTTCATCGGCTCGCCTGGGTCAGGGAAAACGATGCTCTGCCGGCGTCTGCCCACGGTGATGCCCCCGCTCACCCGCGAGGAGGGGCTCGAGGTGACGTCGATTCATTCGGTGGCGGGCCTGCTCCACACCTCCCAGGGGCTCCTCACGCAGAGGCCCTTGCAGGCGCCGCATTACACGGTGAGCGAGGTGGGCCTCGTCGGCGGCGGCCTTCCGGTGCGACCTGGGCAGGTGTCGCTCGCGCACCTCGGCGTCTTGTTCTTGGACGAGCTGCTGGAGTTCAAGAAGCGGACGCTCGCGGTGCTCGATGGCGCGCTCAAGGACGGGCAATCGGTCATCTGCCAGCGCCAGACCCGCGTGGTCTTCCCGGCCCGACCGCTCACCGTCGCGTCGGTTCTTCCGTGCCCGTGCGGCTTCCACCGCACGAAGGACAGGACATGCAAGTGCCCGCCGGAGCGCATTCGGGCATACCGCGAGCGGCTGCGCGGTGCCGTGTTCGACCGCATGGACATGAAGGCGATCCTGTCCGGGGACGAGCTCAAGGGCAGCCGCAGCGAGTGCTCCGCGGACATGCGCGCCCGCGTCGTCAAGGCGAGGGACGTGCAGAAGAACCGCTTCGAGAAGCTCGTGGTCACCGAGCCGGTGAACGGCCGGCTCAGCCTCGCGGACCTCGATCGCGTCGCGAAGCCGGACGACAAGGGGCAGCGCATGCTGGGGCAAGCCGTGGAGCGGCTCGGGCTCTCGGCCGAGCTCCACGCGAAGGTGCTGCGCGTCTCCCGCACGATCGCGGACCTCGACGGCAGTAACGCCGTCCGGGCCCATCATATCGCCGAGGCCCTCAACGCCGCCCCGCTCGTCACATGA
- the recA gene encoding recombinase RecA, with protein sequence MQHISNALKGALATIEKQYGKGAIMTLGGADSDRSVRVLRTGSLALDQALGIGGYPQGRIVEIFGPESSGKTTLTLHALHEAQKQGGVAAFIDAEHAFDPGYARNIGVDTDRLLISQPDNGEQALEIAETLTRSGAVDLVVIDSVAALVPKAELEGDMGDTHMGLHARLMSQAMRKLTATAYRTETLLIFINQLRHKIGVTFGNPETTTGGNALKFYSSVRLDVRRIGALKVGDDVVGSKTRVKVVKNKCAPPFREAEFDIRWGTGIDISGDLLDFAVAQGVVEKSGAYLSFRGETLGQGREKAREAIKGPMGVALRSAVESALAQRTAAQ encoded by the coding sequence ATGCAGCACATCAGCAACGCGCTCAAAGGCGCGCTCGCCACCATCGAGAAGCAGTACGGCAAGGGCGCCATCATGACGCTCGGAGGCGCCGACTCGGACCGCAGCGTGCGCGTCCTGCGCACGGGCTCGCTCGCGCTCGACCAGGCCCTCGGCATCGGCGGCTACCCGCAGGGGAGGATCGTCGAGATCTTCGGGCCCGAGTCCTCGGGCAAGACGACGCTCACCCTGCATGCCCTCCACGAGGCCCAGAAGCAGGGCGGCGTCGCGGCCTTCATCGACGCCGAGCACGCCTTCGATCCGGGCTACGCCCGCAACATCGGCGTGGACACCGATCGGCTCCTCATCTCCCAGCCGGACAACGGGGAGCAGGCCCTCGAGATCGCCGAGACCCTCACGCGCTCTGGCGCGGTGGACCTCGTCGTCATCGACTCGGTCGCGGCGCTCGTGCCCAAGGCCGAGCTCGAGGGCGACATGGGCGACACGCACATGGGCCTGCACGCGCGGCTCATGAGCCAGGCCATGCGCAAGCTCACGGCCACCGCCTACCGCACGGAGACCCTGCTCATCTTCATCAACCAGCTCCGGCACAAGATCGGGGTGACGTTCGGCAACCCCGAGACGACGACCGGAGGCAACGCCCTCAAGTTCTACTCGAGCGTGCGCCTCGATGTCCGTCGCATCGGAGCGTTGAAGGTCGGCGACGACGTGGTCGGGTCGAAGACGCGCGTGAAGGTCGTGAAGAACAAGTGCGCGCCGCCGTTCCGCGAGGCCGAGTTCGACATCCGCTGGGGGACGGGGATCGACATCTCGGGTGACCTCCTTGACTTCGCCGTCGCCCAAGGTGTCGTCGAGAAGAGCGGGGCCTACCTGTCCTTTCGCGGGGAGACGCTCGGCCAGGGCCGGGAGAAGGCGCGCGAGGCGATCAAGGGGCCGATGGGCGTGGCGCTTCGGAGCGCGGTCGAGAGCGCGCTCGCGCAGCGGACGGCGGCGCAGTAG
- a CDS encoding DNA sulfur modification protein DndB, whose amino-acid sequence MRTERESSPLSLRSSPSNALEGRSPSGSCGSNKLFALANIHAATKTLLAGFSGSFETARQIAVDFWTEVTRIMPLWNEVGLGKVRAAELREQYLHGHAVALEALGRAGNALLRERREDWKSVLAGLGTLDWSRMCPRWEGRAVVNGRIAKNAASVILTANLIKVHLGLELSIEDRRHESVLVAEDAQIDEDNMQGDERAAAAA is encoded by the coding sequence ATGCGCACGGAGAGAGAGTCGAGTCCCTTATCCCTGCGATCTAGCCCCTCAAACGCCCTGGAGGGTCGAAGCCCTTCCGGGTCCTGCGGATCGAACAAGCTCTTCGCGCTGGCCAACATCCACGCGGCGACGAAGACGCTGCTCGCCGGGTTCAGCGGGAGCTTCGAGACCGCGAGGCAGATCGCCGTCGACTTCTGGACCGAGGTGACGCGCATCATGCCGCTCTGGAACGAGGTCGGCCTCGGCAAGGTCCGGGCGGCCGAGCTGCGGGAGCAGTACCTGCATGGGCACGCGGTCGCGCTCGAGGCCCTCGGCCGGGCCGGCAACGCACTGCTGCGGGAGCGGCGGGAGGACTGGAAGAGCGTCCTGGCGGGCCTCGGAACGCTGGACTGGTCCCGCATGTGCCCGCGATGGGAGGGACGCGCTGTGGTGAACGGTAGGATCGCGAAGAACGCCGCGAGCGTCATCCTCACGGCCAACCTGATCAAGGTGCACCTCGGACTGGAGCTCTCCATCGAGGACCGGCGGCATGAGTCCGTGCTGGTCGCCGAGGACGCGCAGATCGACGAGGACAACATGCAGGGCGACGAGAGGGCGGCGGCGGCGGCCTGA
- a CDS encoding DUF2130 domain-containing protein, whose translation MPQQKCPVCGQALLDPKAHARVQANLSKFLEHEKAKLGREAKREAQALALRQVEALRGQHAEELARATSQAAAASRTQLRENEQLKKKVAELQRRLEKQTPDQRGEFGEAEILTQLQTAFPTDEIRRLNKRQGGADILHEVREKGAMCGVIAYECKNVAAWSNGFIGQVRKARTVHKARYVVLVSNMFPRGQKHLCVVRDVPVVHPSIAVHLARYLREAIVTLAQSRATEPERQRRADRLLQLIQSEEFGEQMHAIAEAVQDLEGLQDKERQDHERTWARQSEYLAVISKNTTRLDGQIAAILHAPVARDTGARPPLARSRALALPAKVAARRA comes from the coding sequence GTGCCACAGCAGAAGTGCCCCGTCTGCGGCCAAGCGCTGCTCGACCCGAAGGCTCACGCGCGTGTCCAAGCGAACCTCAGCAAGTTTCTCGAGCACGAAAAGGCAAAGCTCGGACGCGAGGCGAAGCGCGAAGCCCAGGCTCTAGCGCTCCGCCAAGTAGAAGCGCTTCGTGGCCAGCACGCCGAAGAGCTGGCGCGCGCCACGTCCCAAGCGGCGGCCGCGAGCCGCACGCAGTTGCGCGAGAACGAGCAGCTCAAAAAGAAGGTGGCGGAACTTCAGCGAAGGCTGGAAAAACAGACGCCTGACCAGCGTGGCGAGTTCGGTGAGGCGGAGATCCTCACCCAGCTTCAGACCGCGTTCCCCACGGATGAGATCCGCCGGCTCAACAAGCGTCAAGGAGGCGCGGATATCTTGCACGAAGTTCGCGAGAAGGGCGCCATGTGCGGCGTGATCGCGTACGAGTGCAAGAACGTCGCGGCCTGGAGCAACGGCTTCATCGGGCAGGTGCGCAAGGCCCGCACCGTGCACAAGGCGCGCTACGTCGTACTCGTAAGTAACATGTTCCCGCGCGGTCAGAAGCACCTCTGCGTCGTGCGCGACGTGCCTGTCGTGCATCCGTCGATCGCAGTTCATCTCGCGCGCTACCTGCGCGAAGCGATCGTCACCTTGGCGCAGAGCAGGGCGACAGAGCCTGAGCGCCAACGAAGGGCGGATCGACTGCTTCAGCTCATCCAGAGCGAGGAGTTCGGCGAGCAGATGCACGCGATCGCCGAGGCCGTGCAGGACCTCGAGGGGCTCCAGGACAAGGAGCGGCAGGACCACGAGCGTACGTGGGCGCGGCAGTCGGAATACCTCGCCGTGATCAGCAAGAACACCACTCGACTCGACGGCCAGATCGCTGCGATCCTCCATGCACCCGTCGCCCGCGACACAGGCGCTCGCCCTCCGCTGGCGCGCTCGCGGGCGTTGGCGCTTCCGGCTAAGGTCGCTGCGCGTCGTGCGTAG